A window from Streptomyces sp. NBC_00335 encodes these proteins:
- a CDS encoding SPOR domain-containing protein produces the protein MNDSGALLPWLVIREDDNGNRYRVGRYSTRAEAQKVADSLESRGHKQLYWIERLGQLGQDSTAGRTGTRN, from the coding sequence ATGAACGACAGCGGTGCCCTGCTCCCGTGGCTGGTCATACGTGAGGACGACAACGGCAACCGCTACCGGGTGGGCCGGTACTCCACCCGGGCCGAGGCCCAGAAGGTCGCCGACAGCCTCGAAAGCAGAGGGCACAAGCAGCTCTACTGGATCGAGCGGCTCGGTCAGCTCGGCCAGGACAGCACCGCCGGCCGGACCGGCACGAGGAACTGA
- a CDS encoding TPM domain-containing protein — MRGWETAHTLPNVTPPRSSTKRRTTAAIPVRTGLALAAALLALTGWTTAAAPAARADDPVTLSQQGQITDRVGALGDRGPEVTAALDKLYADRRVQLFVAYVRDFSGRSAQSWADATAQKNGLGQNDVLLAVATGARQYAYSADVDSGFTEEQLAAVAQTAIEPALKQNDWAGAAIGAARGYDAVLGGQPVPVPAVVPGEADPGGAAASGESGAGDFVLPVVAVGAAGALGAYAYTRRKRKQAGGGSGGSKTTGWSGPGPAPLALPELDAKAKALLVETDDAIRTSTEELGFATAQFGEEAVATFTQAVEFGKGELTAAFRLRQQLDDAYPEDDATRRRMLDEIVARCTEASRRLDAESADFDRLRDLEKNAPQALATVEAHFRALTGRTTTAEATLTALGRQYADSAAAPVASNPEQAKDRLLFATTSLGEARAAIDTGDNGKAAVHVRAAEGAVDQAATLVDAVERRAQELAEAAGKLTGALNETDTDLADASGLLTGTTEGTSTADLRGRISRAQAVLADVRQEQGAGRYDPLDALRRVEEADAALDEALAGARERESGRQRAAALLDQALLTARSAIGAATDYITTSRGAIGSQARTRLAEAQRHLERSTSLAGSDPAGALAEAQQADSLARQAQQLAEQDVRGYQNPYGGGGRQQGGGMGGAVLGGIILGEILGGGRGGGGFGGGGGGGFGGGFGGGGGRGPGSFGGGGTRGRMGGGGRF, encoded by the coding sequence ATGCGGGGGTGGGAAACCGCCCATACCCTCCCAAATGTGACTCCGCCGAGAAGCAGCACGAAGAGACGCACCACCGCCGCGATACCCGTCCGGACCGGCCTCGCCCTCGCCGCCGCGCTGCTCGCGCTCACCGGCTGGACGACGGCCGCCGCCCCGGCCGCCCGGGCCGACGATCCCGTCACCCTGTCCCAGCAGGGGCAGATCACCGACCGCGTGGGCGCCCTGGGCGACCGGGGGCCCGAGGTCACCGCCGCGCTGGACAAGCTGTACGCCGACCGGAGGGTCCAGCTGTTCGTCGCGTACGTGCGCGACTTCTCCGGCCGGTCCGCGCAGAGCTGGGCCGATGCCACCGCCCAGAAGAACGGCCTCGGCCAGAACGACGTCCTGCTGGCCGTCGCCACCGGGGCCAGGCAGTACGCCTATTCGGCCGATGTCGACTCAGGATTCACCGAGGAGCAGCTCGCGGCGGTCGCGCAGACCGCCATCGAGCCGGCCCTCAAGCAGAACGACTGGGCGGGCGCCGCGATCGGGGCCGCGCGCGGCTACGACGCCGTCCTGGGCGGACAGCCGGTACCGGTGCCGGCCGTCGTCCCCGGCGAGGCCGACCCGGGAGGCGCCGCGGCGAGCGGCGAGAGCGGCGCCGGGGACTTCGTCCTCCCGGTGGTCGCGGTCGGCGCGGCCGGCGCCCTCGGGGCGTACGCGTACACCCGCCGCAAGCGCAAGCAGGCGGGCGGCGGCAGCGGCGGCTCGAAGACCACCGGCTGGTCGGGGCCGGGCCCCGCCCCGCTCGCCCTGCCGGAGCTGGACGCCAAGGCCAAGGCCCTGCTGGTGGAGACCGACGACGCGATCCGCACCAGCACCGAGGAACTCGGCTTCGCCACCGCCCAGTTCGGCGAGGAGGCGGTGGCGACCTTCACGCAGGCGGTGGAGTTCGGGAAGGGCGAGCTGACGGCCGCCTTCCGGCTGCGCCAGCAGCTCGACGACGCGTACCCGGAGGACGACGCCACCCGCCGCCGGATGCTCGACGAGATCGTGGCCCGCTGTACGGAGGCGAGCCGGCGGCTCGACGCCGAGTCGGCGGACTTCGACCGGCTGCGGGACCTGGAGAAGAACGCCCCTCAGGCGCTCGCGACCGTCGAGGCGCATTTCCGCGCCCTGACGGGCCGTACGACCACGGCGGAGGCCACCCTCACGGCGCTCGGCCGCCAGTACGCGGACTCCGCGGCGGCGCCGGTGGCCTCCAACCCCGAACAGGCCAAGGACCGGCTGCTGTTCGCGACGACCAGCCTCGGCGAGGCCCGCGCCGCGATCGACACCGGCGACAACGGCAAGGCCGCCGTGCACGTCCGGGCGGCCGAGGGCGCCGTGGACCAGGCGGCGACCCTGGTCGACGCGGTGGAGCGGCGCGCGCAGGAGCTGGCGGAGGCGGCCGGGAAACTGACGGGCGCGCTCAACGAGACGGACACCGACCTCGCCGACGCGAGCGGGCTGCTGACCGGCACCACCGAGGGCACCTCGACGGCCGATCTGCGCGGCCGGATCAGCCGGGCGCAGGCCGTACTGGCCGACGTGCGCCAGGAGCAGGGCGCCGGCCGGTACGACCCGCTGGACGCGCTGCGCCGCGTGGAGGAGGCCGACGCGGCCCTCGACGAGGCGCTGGCCGGGGCCCGCGAGCGGGAGTCGGGCCGGCAGCGGGCCGCGGCCCTGCTCGACCAGGCCCTGCTGACGGCCCGCAGCGCGATCGGCGCGGCCACGGACTACATCACCACCAGCCGGGGCGCGATCGGCAGCCAGGCCCGCACCCGGCTGGCGGAGGCCCAGCGCCACCTGGAGCGGTCCACGTCCCTGGCGGGCTCGGACCCGGCGGGCGCGCTCGCCGAGGCCCAGCAGGCGGACTCGCTCGCGCGCCAGGCGCAGCAGCTGGCCGAACAGGACGTACGGGGCTACCAGAACCCGTACGGCGGTGGCGGCCGGCAGCAGGGCGGCGGCATGGGCGGCGCGGTGCTCGGCGGCATCATCCTCGGCGAGATCCTGGGCGGCGGCCGCGGCGGAGGCGGCTTCGGGGGCGGGGGCGGGGGCGGCTTCGGCGGCGGCTTCGGCGGGGGCGGCGGACGCGGCCCCGGCTCCTTCGGCGGCGGGGGCACCCGCGGCCGCATGGGCGGCGGCGGCCGCTTCTGA
- a CDS encoding protein kinase domain-containing protein: MGDQLAGRYRLEQRLGQGGMGEVWRARDTALERAVAVKVLLEAATNDELVARFRREATIGARLQHPGITVVHDVGQEDGRLFIVMELLAGEDLRTALIRAPGGMPVAVALDLAAQTAEALAAAHELKVIHRDLKPANLFLLPGGRLKICDFGIAHSSDATAGWTVTGRIFGSPPYMAPEQWRGERVDARCDLYALGGVLYALLSGEPPFGEAESPYVLMRRHIEDPPLPLRVAGAQVAPEVERLVLRLLEKAPADRPESAEVVAGELRALLRAGAGSGSPVGSEAPVGRAAVTAPGGTAASGGPGSPGSPASQASPEPVPYRAEPVGVPGGSFGPVSVPAPDTGGGIGPVSVPDTGGSFGPIPAPDTAGVFGPAAPDAGGSFGPAAVPDTGPVPAPVREFVRELLLEAEESLRALPAGAEARIEVLAVAADAAARFDGGLAGRLLAEAEAAAWEGGGGDGARSARLLTELAKDTSTHAPARARRLLTDAQQALFTVFGSNRSGPLRAVAEELARVAPERAAQIAADHFADGPAEKRLAARIATAVAAADPAEAELGLALIRDAGLRGAATYDMVLAVAPNDLAAALRLSERIGSAGGRLLALCQVARDRAGAGDPAGGARALAQAEEELPRFLEERAAWLREEAAHHAERGQLVQAERLRNQAAGLLRRHPQEAEDEKADHALASLARARAGVEREARPPLDPAAARERAGRARNLPNAEQRARALARIARECVAAGGTPWLAEAAADPGSPPPPGATVLSGPAATGKAGGGRAPAGVRAWHTSARPDALYAAGAHVVWRSGPEVGCVRADVGATRWTAHGDEGAAAPPLPGAGPVLVSCTADAGTVYVEVRRRGTPEVRLLAREPRDGRVRWWRDLPGTQPVPGTAGAGLAGPTLRSAGPVLVHGAPGDLTALRAATGEILWQRPVPDPATRSPAAVGDCLVLADDLRLRALHLPTGRPVWSFQRSRPTARTLHDPRLAGSGLVHLLDGGALLALDQGSGREVWRCAPGALAQGLLRESRTVYAASHAAEGRDGRDGSDTVLALDAATGALRWQRQVARCAGAGCGLELLGLRPGGLYVKVPQGGRRGLLGRSSDPYVAVLDPSSGRPRRHWDHPPPATSEALLIGDHLVLSRPELAAYGLP; encoded by the coding sequence GTGGGGGATCAGCTGGCGGGCCGGTACCGCCTCGAACAGCGGCTCGGCCAGGGCGGCATGGGCGAGGTGTGGCGGGCGCGGGACACGGCGCTGGAGCGGGCCGTGGCGGTGAAGGTACTGCTGGAGGCGGCCACGAACGACGAACTGGTCGCCCGCTTCCGGCGCGAGGCCACGATCGGGGCGCGGCTCCAGCACCCCGGCATCACCGTGGTGCACGACGTGGGCCAGGAGGACGGGCGGCTCTTCATCGTCATGGAGCTGCTCGCCGGCGAGGATCTGCGCACGGCGCTGATCCGGGCCCCGGGCGGGATGCCGGTGGCGGTCGCGCTGGACCTCGCCGCGCAGACCGCCGAGGCGCTGGCCGCAGCGCACGAACTCAAGGTGATCCACCGGGACTTGAAGCCCGCCAACCTCTTCCTGCTGCCCGGGGGCCGGCTGAAGATCTGCGACTTCGGCATCGCGCACTCCTCGGACGCCACGGCCGGCTGGACGGTGACCGGCCGGATCTTCGGCAGCCCGCCGTACATGGCCCCCGAACAGTGGCGGGGCGAGCGGGTGGACGCCCGGTGCGATCTGTACGCGCTGGGGGGCGTGCTGTACGCGCTGCTGAGCGGGGAGCCGCCCTTCGGGGAGGCCGAGAGCCCGTACGTCCTGATGCGCCGGCACATCGAGGATCCGCCGCTCCCGCTGCGCGTGGCCGGCGCCCAGGTCGCGCCGGAGGTGGAGCGGCTGGTGCTGCGGCTGCTGGAGAAGGCCCCGGCGGACCGGCCGGAGTCGGCGGAGGTGGTGGCCGGGGAGCTGCGGGCGCTGCTGCGGGCGGGGGCGGGGTCGGGGTCTCCGGTGGGCTCGGAGGCGCCCGTGGGGCGTGCGGCCGTGACGGCTCCGGGCGGTACGGCGGCCTCGGGGGGCCCGGGTTCGCCGGGGTCGCCTGCGTCGCAGGCGTCGCCGGAGCCCGTGCCGTACCGGGCGGAACCGGTCGGGGTTCCCGGGGGCTCCTTCGGGCCGGTCTCCGTGCCCGCGCCGGACACCGGGGGCGGGATCGGGCCGGTCTCCGTGCCGGACACCGGGGGCAGTTTCGGGCCGATCCCCGCTCCGGACACCGCAGGTGTCTTCGGGCCCGCCGCGCCGGATGCCGGGGGCTCTTTCGGGCCCGCCGCCGTGCCGGACACCGGGCCCGTTCCCGCTCCCGTACGGGAGTTCGTACGGGAACTGCTGCTGGAGGCCGAGGAGTCGCTGCGCGCGCTGCCCGCCGGCGCCGAGGCGCGGATCGAGGTGCTGGCCGTCGCCGCCGATGCCGCGGCACGCTTCGACGGCGGGCTCGCCGGGCGGCTGCTGGCCGAAGCCGAGGCGGCGGCGTGGGAGGGCGGCGGGGGCGACGGCGCGCGGTCGGCCCGGTTGCTGACCGAGCTGGCCAAGGACACCTCCACCCACGCCCCGGCGCGGGCCCGGCGACTGCTGACCGACGCGCAGCAGGCGCTGTTCACCGTGTTCGGATCCAACCGGTCGGGCCCGCTGCGCGCGGTGGCGGAAGAGCTGGCCAGGGTCGCGCCGGAGCGGGCCGCGCAGATCGCGGCGGACCACTTCGCGGACGGTCCGGCCGAGAAGCGGCTCGCCGCCCGCATCGCCACGGCCGTCGCGGCGGCCGATCCCGCCGAGGCCGAACTGGGCCTCGCGCTGATCCGGGACGCCGGGCTGCGCGGGGCCGCCACCTACGACATGGTGCTGGCCGTCGCCCCCAACGACCTGGCGGCGGCCCTGCGCCTGAGCGAGCGCATCGGCTCCGCCGGGGGCCGGCTGCTGGCGCTGTGCCAGGTGGCGCGCGACCGTGCCGGTGCCGGGGACCCGGCGGGCGGGGCCCGGGCGCTGGCGCAGGCCGAGGAGGAGCTGCCCCGGTTCCTGGAGGAGCGGGCGGCCTGGCTGCGCGAGGAGGCCGCGCACCACGCCGAGCGGGGGCAGCTCGTACAGGCGGAGCGGCTGCGCAACCAAGCCGCCGGGCTGCTGCGCCGCCACCCGCAGGAGGCCGAGGACGAGAAGGCCGACCACGCCCTGGCCTCGCTGGCCCGGGCCCGGGCCGGCGTCGAGCGGGAGGCGCGGCCGCCGCTGGACCCGGCGGCGGCGCGGGAGCGCGCCGGCCGGGCCCGCAACCTGCCGAACGCGGAACAGCGGGCGCGCGCGCTGGCCCGGATCGCCCGGGAGTGCGTGGCGGCGGGCGGGACGCCCTGGCTGGCGGAGGCCGCCGCCGACCCCGGGAGCCCTCCACCGCCGGGGGCCACGGTCCTGAGCGGCCCGGCCGCCACCGGGAAGGCCGGCGGGGGGAGGGCGCCGGCAGGGGTGCGCGCCTGGCACACCAGTGCCCGGCCGGACGCCCTGTACGCGGCCGGCGCCCATGTGGTGTGGCGGTCGGGGCCCGAGGTGGGCTGCGTACGGGCCGACGTGGGCGCGACCCGCTGGACGGCCCACGGCGACGAGGGCGCGGCCGCGCCGCCCCTGCCCGGAGCCGGGCCGGTCCTGGTGTCCTGCACGGCGGACGCCGGCACGGTCTACGTCGAAGTGCGGCGGCGGGGCACGCCGGAGGTACGGCTGCTGGCGCGCGAGCCGCGGGACGGCCGGGTGCGCTGGTGGCGGGACCTGCCCGGCACGCAGCCGGTGCCCGGCACCGCGGGCGCGGGCCTTGCCGGGCCGACCCTGCGCAGCGCCGGGCCGGTGCTGGTGCACGGGGCGCCGGGGGACCTGACCGCACTGCGGGCGGCGACGGGCGAGATCCTGTGGCAGCGGCCCGTTCCCGACCCGGCGACGCGCTCCCCCGCCGCAGTGGGCGACTGCCTGGTCCTCGCGGACGATCTGCGGCTGCGGGCGCTGCACCTGCCGACCGGCCGCCCGGTGTGGTCCTTCCAGCGGTCCCGCCCCACGGCGCGCACGCTGCACGACCCGCGGCTCGCCGGGAGCGGCCTGGTCCACCTCCTGGACGGGGGCGCGCTGCTGGCCCTGGACCAGGGCTCCGGCCGGGAGGTGTGGCGCTGCGCGCCGGGCGCCCTGGCGCAGGGCCTGCTCCGGGAGAGCCGCACGGTGTACGCGGCCTCGCACGCGGCGGAGGGCCGGGACGGCCGGGACGGCTCGGACACGGTCCTCGCGCTCGACGCGGCGACGGGCGCGCTGCGCTGGCAGCGCCAGGTGGCCCGGTGCGCCGGGGCGGGGTGCGGGCTCGAACTGCTGGGGCTGCGCCCCGGCGGCCTGTACGTCAAGGTCCCCCAGGGCGGGCGGCGCGGTCTCCTCGGCCGCTCCTCGGATCCGTACGTGGCGGTCCTGGACCCCTCCTCGGGCAGGCCGCGCCGGCACTGGGACCACCCGCCGCCGGCCACGTCCGAGGCCCTGCTGATCGGGGACCACCTGGTGCTCTCCCGCCCGGAACTGGCGGCGTACGGCCTGCCGTAG
- a CDS encoding PspA/IM30 family protein — MSKQSILGRVTQLAKANINSLLDQAEDPQKMLDQLIRDYTNNISEAEQAVATTIGNLRMLEADHKEDVDAAAEWGGKALAASKKADELRTSGSAADADKFDNLAKVALGRQMQSEKEAKTAAPTIASQTEVVDKLKSGLDSMKIKLTELTAKRDELVSRAKTAQAQNTMMDAVKNIDVMDPTSDIGRFEEKVRREEAMALGKQELAASSLDAQFESLDDLGKTSEIEARLAALKTGSLSKPY; from the coding sequence ATGAGCAAGCAGAGCATCCTCGGCCGCGTCACCCAGCTCGCCAAGGCCAACATCAACTCCCTGCTGGACCAGGCGGAGGACCCGCAGAAGATGCTGGACCAGCTGATCCGCGACTACACGAACAACATCTCCGAGGCGGAGCAGGCCGTCGCCACCACCATCGGCAACCTGCGGATGCTGGAGGCGGACCACAAGGAGGACGTGGACGCGGCCGCGGAGTGGGGCGGCAAGGCCCTGGCGGCGAGCAAGAAGGCCGACGAGCTGCGGACGTCCGGGTCGGCCGCCGACGCCGACAAGTTCGACAACCTGGCGAAGGTCGCCCTCGGCCGCCAGATGCAGTCGGAGAAGGAGGCGAAGACGGCCGCGCCGACGATCGCCTCCCAGACCGAGGTGGTCGACAAGCTGAAGTCGGGCCTGGACTCGATGAAGATCAAGCTGACGGAGCTGACGGCGAAGCGCGACGAGCTGGTCTCGCGGGCCAAGACCGCTCAGGCGCAGAACACGATGATGGACGCGGTCAAGAACATCGACGTGATGGACCCGACCAGCGACATCGGCCGCTTCGAGGAGAAGGTCCGCCGCGAGGAGGCCATGGCCCTGGGCAAGCAGGAGCTGGCCGCCTCCTCCCTGGACGCCCAGTTCGAGTCCCTGGACGACCTCGGCAAGACCTCGGAGATCGAGGCCCGCCTGGCCGCCCTGAAGACCGGCAGCCTGAGCAAGCCCTATTAG
- a CDS encoding ATP-binding protein: MIGVIDTDGECAEWAFPAEPGAVRTARHAVRGALRDWGLDSVGDVTVLLVSELVTNSLRYASGPIGVRLVRRNPAVADAPSGRALLVEVSDPLPDPPRERVAAADDEGGRGLHLVAVSAQRWGTRHGKSGKTVWFELALPGE; encoded by the coding sequence GTGATCGGCGTGATCGACACAGACGGTGAATGCGCCGAATGGGCCTTTCCTGCCGAACCGGGTGCCGTCCGCACCGCCCGCCACGCGGTGCGCGGCGCCCTTCGCGACTGGGGGCTCGACTCCGTCGGAGACGTCACCGTCCTGCTGGTCAGCGAGCTGGTCACCAACTCCCTGCGGTACGCCTCCGGCCCGATCGGAGTCCGTCTCGTACGGCGCAATCCAGCCGTCGCCGACGCCCCCTCGGGTCGGGCGCTTCTCGTGGAGGTTTCGGATCCGCTTCCGGATCCACCCCGCGAACGCGTCGCCGCGGCCGACGACGAAGGGGGCCGCGGACTCCACCTCGTGGCGGTCTCCGCACAGCGCTGGGGGACCCGCCACGGGAAGTCGGGCAAGACCGTGTGGTTCGAATTGGCTCTTCCTGGTGAGTAA
- a CDS encoding SpoIIE family protein phosphatase encodes MPGEASGETWRDSLWHSSPPGSIYDYIKVASFSIGPDGLIDQWSLRAEELFGLTAAEAVGRDPVDAFMPPELRAGAHRRVAEILDGKEWTGLIPFRIPGGDGAHGVAEIYVMPTQTETAERAALCVVVDVRALRRIESDLAASQAIFGQSPFGFLLFGTDLTVQRANRRFATVFGGAAEEHRGRTVHDYLPAHEADRMAEALRRVLETGDSVNDLQITGAAPGSRDNRHWSINLYRVHGGTGRPIGVAGIGIDVTRRHLAAREAAGVRRNLALLNEAGHRIGNSLDLETTARELLDVTVPGFCDLAAVDLYQGLLLGDDDRPARPQGPGVPSLPGQGPGRAPSAPLRRVAFSSAVSDAPLSGPGALVSVGEVHRYPAGSPGAFALRTARPRLVEGGGPESGDLVQSTLVVPLVAHDTVVGLAQFSRTKGSEPFGERDRAVAVELAARAAVCIDNARLYRREHERALILQRSLLPPGDPEAAGLDIACRYLPGNAATEVGGDWFDVIELPGHRTALVVGDVMGRGLRAAVAMGELRTAVRTLALLDLEPAEVLTALDEIARGLGAPGGSQQASRAALHSRDADRSEVYLATCVYAVYDPVTRRCTIANAGHMPPVLVEPVEEGGTPRPGLLLEIPTGMPLGVGGEPFEEVEVELPEGALLALYTDGLVESRTHPLEEGLRGLRDALADPARPLEEVCDHVLNTLDTRHGEDDIALLMARVQGLPVDAVGDWQLPREARSVGRARELARAKLPAWGLEGLLDTTELLVSELVTNALRYGEGEIRLRLLLDRTLVCEVWDANLVQPRRRRARDTDEGGRGLQLVGLLSAGWGTRRTHRGKTVWFELPLPGAVAESVTELSAEQLLSMYG; translated from the coding sequence GTGCCCGGGGAAGCGTCCGGGGAGACCTGGCGCGACTCCCTGTGGCACAGCAGCCCGCCTGGCTCGATATATGACTACATAAAGGTCGCTTCCTTCTCGATCGGACCCGACGGGCTGATCGACCAGTGGAGCCTGCGCGCCGAGGAACTCTTCGGGCTGACCGCGGCCGAGGCCGTCGGCCGGGACCCCGTCGACGCCTTCATGCCCCCGGAGCTGCGCGCCGGCGCCCACCGCAGGGTGGCCGAGATTCTCGACGGCAAGGAATGGACCGGCCTGATCCCCTTCCGGATCCCCGGTGGCGACGGTGCGCACGGGGTGGCCGAGATCTATGTGATGCCCACCCAGACCGAAACCGCCGAGCGGGCCGCGCTCTGCGTCGTGGTCGACGTCCGCGCGCTGCGCCGGATCGAATCCGATCTGGCCGCCTCGCAGGCGATTTTCGGTCAATCTCCCTTCGGATTCCTGCTCTTCGGCACGGACCTCACCGTGCAGCGCGCCAACCGCCGCTTCGCCACCGTCTTCGGCGGCGCCGCCGAGGAACACCGCGGCCGCACCGTCCACGACTACCTGCCCGCGCACGAGGCCGACCGGATGGCCGAAGCGCTGCGCAGGGTCCTGGAGACCGGGGACTCGGTCAACGACCTCCAGATCACCGGCGCCGCCCCCGGCAGCCGGGACAACCGCCACTGGTCCATCAACCTCTACCGGGTCCACGGCGGCACCGGCCGCCCCATCGGGGTCGCCGGCATCGGCATCGACGTGACCCGCCGCCACCTCGCCGCCCGCGAGGCCGCCGGGGTCCGGCGCAACCTGGCCCTGCTGAACGAGGCCGGACACCGCATCGGCAACTCCCTCGACCTGGAGACCACCGCCCGCGAACTCCTCGACGTCACCGTCCCCGGCTTCTGCGACCTGGCCGCCGTCGACCTCTACCAGGGGCTGCTGCTCGGCGACGACGACCGCCCCGCCCGCCCGCAGGGCCCCGGCGTGCCCAGCCTGCCCGGCCAGGGCCCCGGCCGGGCGCCCTCGGCGCCGCTGCGGCGGGTGGCCTTCTCCTCGGCCGTGTCGGACGCGCCGCTGTCCGGTCCGGGCGCGCTGGTCTCCGTAGGGGAGGTGCACCGGTACCCGGCCGGATCGCCGGGGGCCTTCGCCCTGCGCACGGCGCGGCCGCGGCTGGTGGAGGGCGGCGGACCCGAGTCCGGGGACCTCGTGCAGTCCACGCTCGTGGTCCCGCTGGTCGCCCACGACACGGTGGTCGGACTCGCGCAGTTCTCCCGCACCAAGGGCAGCGAGCCCTTCGGCGAACGCGACCGGGCGGTCGCGGTCGAGCTCGCCGCACGGGCCGCCGTCTGCATCGACAACGCCCGGCTCTACCGGCGCGAACACGAGCGCGCGCTGATTCTCCAGCGCAGCCTGCTGCCCCCCGGCGACCCGGAGGCCGCCGGACTCGACATCGCCTGCCGCTACCTGCCGGGCAACGCCGCCACCGAGGTCGGCGGCGACTGGTTCGACGTCATCGAGCTGCCCGGGCACCGCACGGCGCTGGTCGTCGGCGACGTCATGGGCCGCGGACTGCGGGCCGCCGTGGCCATGGGCGAACTGCGCACGGCCGTACGGACCCTCGCGCTGCTGGACCTGGAACCGGCGGAGGTGCTGACCGCGCTGGACGAGATCGCCCGGGGCCTCGGCGCGCCCGGCGGCTCCCAGCAGGCCTCCCGGGCCGCCCTGCACTCCCGGGACGCCGACCGCTCCGAGGTGTACCTCGCGACGTGCGTCTACGCCGTCTACGACCCGGTCACCCGGCGCTGCACCATCGCCAACGCCGGCCACATGCCGCCGGTGCTGGTGGAGCCCGTGGAGGAGGGCGGTACGCCCCGCCCCGGACTGCTGCTGGAGATACCGACGGGGATGCCGCTGGGCGTCGGCGGGGAACCCTTCGAGGAGGTCGAGGTCGAACTCCCCGAGGGGGCGCTGCTCGCGCTCTACACCGACGGCCTCGTCGAATCCCGGACCCACCCGCTGGAGGAAGGCCTACGGGGCCTGCGGGACGCGCTGGCCGACCCCGCGCGCCCCCTGGAGGAGGTCTGCGACCACGTCCTGAACACCCTGGACACCCGGCACGGCGAAGACGACATCGCGCTGCTGATGGCCCGGGTCCAGGGCCTTCCGGTGGACGCGGTCGGCGACTGGCAGCTCCCGCGCGAGGCCCGCTCGGTGGGCCGGGCCCGCGAGCTGGCCCGGGCGAAGCTGCCCGCGTGGGGTCTGGAGGGACTGCTCGACACCACGGAGCTGCTGGTGAGCGAGCTCGTCACGAACGCCCTGCGCTACGGCGAGGGCGAGATCCGGCTGCGCCTGCTGCTGGACCGGACCCTGGTCTGCGAGGTCTGGGACGCCAACCTTGTCCAGCCCCGCCGCCGCCGGGCGCGGGACACCGACGAGGGCGGCCGCGGCCTCCAGCTGGTCGGCCTGCTCTCCGCCGGCTGGGGCACCCGCCGCACCCACCGGGGCAAGACGGTCTGGTTCGAACTCCCGCTTCCGGGCGCGGTGGCGGAATCGGTGACGGAACTGTCGGCGGAGCAGCTGCTGAGCATGTACGGGTAG
- a CDS encoding (deoxy)nucleoside triphosphate pyrophosphohydrolase: MTVRVVVGGALCHEGRLLAARRSAPPELAGRWELPGGKAEPGESVPEALVRELREELGVETEALERIPGEWPLKPGLVLHVWTARLLSGDPLPLEDHDELRWLGPGELDSVDWLDQDRPAVAEAGRRLSADADAVAGAGAAAGAGPDGRDGVRGGA, translated from the coding sequence ATGACTGTACGAGTGGTCGTGGGCGGAGCCCTTTGTCATGAGGGGCGCCTGCTGGCCGCCCGCCGGAGCGCGCCCCCGGAGCTCGCCGGCCGCTGGGAGCTCCCGGGCGGCAAGGCCGAGCCGGGCGAATCCGTACCCGAGGCGCTCGTACGGGAACTGCGCGAGGAGCTCGGCGTGGAGACCGAGGCGCTGGAGCGGATCCCGGGGGAGTGGCCGCTGAAGCCCGGCCTCGTCCTGCACGTGTGGACGGCCCGGCTGCTCTCGGGCGATCCGCTCCCGCTGGAGGACCACGACGAGCTGCGCTGGCTCGGCCCCGGGGAGCTGGACTCGGTGGACTGGCTCGACCAGGACCGCCCGGCCGTCGCCGAGGCGGGCCGCCGGCTGAGCGCCGATGCCGATGCCGTCGCCGGTGCGGGCGCCGCTGCGGGCGCCGGCCCGGATGGCCGCGACGGGGTGCGCGGGGGCGCGTGA